TACCTCCGAAATGTTCCTCACACGCGATCGTGCTCGCAGGACGGTCATTCCCGCGATCAGAACGAGCAGGGTGGAACTCGCAAACCCAATGAATATTGAAAGGTCTTGTGAAGACATAATTCACTCACACTCTTGGCTTCGTGACTCGTCTTGATCACTGGTGATCATTTCGACATCCGGGTTGAGTCAGGCCCCGGACTTACACTTTTGAAAGTTAACCATCTTCGCGAATCAGCATCACGATCCACAGGATTCCAACAATCTCCAGGGCAATCGCTGCTGCGAGAAGAGTTTTTCCGAGTGGGTCTTCAAAGAACACCTGGACGTGGGCGGGATTCAAAACCATCACAGCACACAGAGCAATGGGTGCCATCGCAGCGATGATCATCGACGACATCCGCCCAGCGCTTGTCGTGACACGAACCTGATTCTGTGCGGCTGTTCGTTCGCGAATCACGGTTGCCAGTCGTTCGAGAGTACTGGAAAGATGACCTCCCGATCGGCGTTGAACGATGAGCGTCGTGGTGAAGATTCTCGCTTCGATGACAGGCAGACGCACTGCCATACGCTTGAGTGTTCGATCAAGAGCCGCCCCAACTCCCAGTTGCTGAACGACTCTTTCGATTTCCTTCGACAGGATGCCATCGGTCTCTTCAGCGACGAGAGTCAGTGCCTGCTCGACGCTTCGCCCTGAACGTGTTGACCGAGCCACCATGTCAATCACTGAGGGAAGCTGTTGTCGAATTTCGATCATTCGCTGGCGACGCTTGAATACAAAAACACCGATCGGAACCACCATTCCAATCATTCCTGCACCGCAGCTGAACAGTTCGTTGTCGGTGGCCACCCATGTCCCTCCGCCGAGGATCAATCCACTGGCAACGACCATCAGAAATCCCGTCCAGGGACTGATTTCCAGACCGGTTTCTAAGACCAGTCGATCGAATCCGTGATTGAGCTTGCCTGCAATCGAAGCATCAATAGCACGCTCGTATCCGTTTCTTCTGCGTCGCAGAGAGCGCTTCGACGCCCGCAGAGCGTCGCTACCGAAGATGAGATCCTTCATCAACAGCCCAAACGCAGTCGCGACCATGGACAACGAACCGAATGCCACAAATGTGAGTTCTGCACTTCCCATTCGATTCTCTTCTCACCTTCCAGAATCTGAATGTCTGATTTGATTGGCAGTCATTCGGCGTTGCTGAAACAGGTCTTCAGCCAAGTGAACTCCCGCTGCCTCCAACCTTGAGAGGCACTTGGGACGATAACCTGTGAAGTAATATTCACCACGAGCAACACCGTTCTCGTCGACTCCGGTTTGCTGGAATCCAAAAATGTCTTCGAGGACAAACTCCCCATCCTTCAGTCCTGTAATTTCAGAGACCTGCATCACTCTCCTCACACCTCCTTTCAGACGTGCAAGATGAACAACCAGTGTCAGCCCCGATTTGATGTATTGTCGAATTACGGGAATCGAGAGTTCATATCCACTCATCGCGACCATCATTTCGAGACGGCTGAGCGAGTCTCGAGCATCGTTCGCATGAATCGTCGTCAGAGATCCTTCGTGACCGGTATTCATCGCCTGCAACATGTCCAGGGCTTCAGGTCCGCGAACCTCACCGACGATGATTCGATCGGGTCGCATTCGCAGGCTGTTGCGAACGAGCATTCGTTGACTGATTTCCCCAACACCTTCGTTGTTCTCTGGGCGTGTTTCCATTCGGACTACATGTCGGTGCTGCAATCGAAGTTCCGCAGAGTCTTCAATGGTGATGATTCGCTCATCACTCGGAATGTATTGTGTCAGGGCATTCAAGAACGTCGTTTTACCGGCACCTGTCCCTCCGGAAATCAGAAAGCTGATACGCGCATCAATCGCTGCTGCCAGAAATTCGACGACCTCCGAGACGACAGTTTGATTGTCGACGAGATCAGCCACCTTGAGCGGGTTTCGTCCGAAGCGGCGAATCGAAAGGGTTGGCCCATTCAGAGACATCGGCGGGATGACTGCGTTAATTCGTGAACCATCCGGCAGCCTCGCATCGACCATCGGATTCACTTCATCGATTCGGCGACCGACACGCGAAACAATCCGTTGAATGATCCGAATCAAATGCTTCTCGTCAGCGAAGACAACGTTGGTCAATTCCATCCGTCCTCGACACTCAACATAAACTTCATGTTGATGGTTGACCAAAATGTCATTGACGGAGTCGTCTCGCATTAAACGTTCAAGCGGGCCGAGGCCGAAGACTTCATCGAACAGCTCTTGCAGCATCCGCTCATCATCAGCTTCGGAAAGCTTCGCCCCATCCTCACGCAGCAGGTCTCGTGAGATTGCCCGGACTTCATCTGCCAAATCTTCCTGAGAAACATGAGCGAGCATCGACAGATCTAATTCATCAATGAGCCGTTCATGAATACGGATCTTCAGCTGCTGGAATGCCAGTTCGGTTTCATCGACCGCTTCGAAGCTATTAGCCCCGAATTGAAACGTTTGTTCCGTTGATGATGTCAGCAACATTCCGCAATCCTTTTAAACCTTGGCTTCCACACTCAATTGCTTGCAAACTAAAGAGTGTCGACACAAGACTCTAATCGACCCCGTAACTGCTCAGCGCACAACATTCGGCTCCACTCCACCCTGTACTTGTGGAGCGCGAAGTCCGCGAGCAACGGGTGTCGACACGCGTCCTGGCTGTTGAGTGATCATTGGTTTGGGAGACGACGACTGTTGAAACTCGACAACCTCTTTGGCCCCCGCCATGTAAATCTGCATTTGTTTCTTAACTGGTTTCGTCGGAACGCCAATCAAGTCGTCCAATGTGATTCTTTCTCCTGCGTCATGGAGAACACCGTTGACCGAGATCAACATCGACGAATCCGCCCCCGAAAAATCTGCTTTCGACTGACCGATTCGGGCGATGTTCTGTCCCTGCGAATCCGGCAGGTCGCTGGGATTCCGTAGTGTCAGTGTCAATTCCCCTCTTCCCTCGACGACCTTCAAGACTTTCGCTTGTGGCGGAGTCACGGAAAGCGTGACTGTCCCCTGCGAATCAACGTCGACTCGTTGCCCAGCCAGCACGTTGCGATTCAATGCCAGAACTTCAACACCCTCCAGCAGAGTCATCGTAACCTCAGGACGTTCTCCTTCCGGCTCGGAACGAAACAAAACATCAACGACCGAACCTGGAGCGGCAAACCCGTGAACCGCTCCGACATTTTCAATGGGAACCGTTACCGCTCGGAAACCAGGCTGTAAACGATCGGCAACACCGGGACCAAATCCTTCTGGATAAAAGTTATCAGGCAGGAAGAGGCTGCCCTTCGGAAGATCTTCGTTGAGCGTCCGCCCGAACAGTTGCCGAGTATCTCGCATGAATTGGCTGCCAGAATACGGCGACTTGGCATACTGCTCTGGAGTGAAGCTGTGAATCACAATGTCGTGAAGCGACAATGTTCGTCCCTTTTTCAGGTCAATCCCCGCAACCGGAACAATGATCCGCTCCTTCGGCGGCTCGGTCTTCAACTCCGTAAGTGGAGGGAGTTCCGGCTGTTTCAGTTGTTGACGAACCAGAAATGCCCCTCCCAACCCTACAAGGATTGCGAAGACGACAACCGTCATCGTTCCCGAACTCACACGATTCATCCGACACTCCGATTATGAATTGAGATCACGGCGGCACGTCTCACACTAATTGTTATGTTCTTCGATTTCGTCGACACACAATTTCAACAGTCCAATTGACAGCGGTTCGCTCTAACGACTGTCTGACTTCGGCTTAGACTTCACTACGGTCTTCGACTCAGCAAAGAACCCCAGTCGCTCGAACGATTGAAATTGCAGTTGATTTCGATCGATTGCACTCTGATTGGCTGGAATGTCACTCGTATTCACATAAGAGGACACCTTGTATCCCTGCGGATTCTCGGGATTAAATGGAACATCTGGGTCATAACCTTCTCCCGGAACGACATAAACAAACGACTGATCAAGGACGTCAATCGCCGTTCCAACATCGACTGCTTCTTGAGCCAACTGATCGCGGAAAGCAACCACTCCGACCACTCCGCCAATTGCGATCACACACGTCAAAAAGAGATAGTCGAGAGAATGAACCATTCCGCGCTGATCAGTGAGCAACTGGCGAAGCATTGAAGAATCCACTCAAGCATGATCGAACAATGTACCCGCACCGCATGGACTTAGACTCCCTCAATCTGTGCAGCCAATTAACCAACAGGATGAGTAAATCGTTTGTATTAAGAAGCCATGCTTATGCGTCGGAGAGCAACCTACTCTCACGACAAGGGACGCTCTGAGTGATACAAATGTTGTGCCGGAATTTGGCAATATCAGAGTTGTAATCTCTGCAACATTACTTCGAGCGTACGGATTTCATTGATGCCAATTCGCCAGCAAGCGAACAGAAGAGATTCGGCATCCAGCAATCGCTGCCGGCGATGCCTAACGCCAGCAACGGATGATTGTTGAGAAGACTGTCATTGCAGAACAGACAGCTTCGCAAAAGAGACAAAGAAGAGCTTACGGCTTGCCAACGGAATCTGTGCGAACGACTGGGGAAATCAACCCTGCGGAATCGTCTCCTCGGTCGATAAGGATGCAGGTTCCGTTTTCATTGAGGCCGACACTCTGAGCACCGCTGTCCGTAAGATCGCAAAAGTCTGCTGTATCGTCAAAATTTGTGCCAGCGGTTTGTGAAGAATGACCGGTGAGATCACTGGTCGCGTAGCTCTGATCTAATGCTGAGACAGAGTCAGCAACGTCAGCCAACTCAGTCACCACCTGGTCACGCAACGTGGTTTGCCCAACGATCAGGCCGAGAACGAGAATTGTTGCGACAAGAACGAGTTCCGTGGAGACAACGAACCCAGCTTCATCGTCAATTAGGGAAACCAACATTTTCTACCTCTGAAGACTTAAGACACTGCTTGTAATTCGGCCCGAGTCTTGTTGTAAACATCAGCCAGTATCGGTCTGCGAAAATCATTCCGTACAAACACCCTCCGAGCGTCATTTGTAACAAACAACGAAGGGAAACTTTCGCAGCCAGCCCTCATTCTCAATCGTTGCCCACTCCAATGCTCTCTACATATCTCAAATGGATTCAGCGATGACGAGTACTGACTCGTCATCGCTTTCCGTAATTGTGTACGGATCCATTTGCTCTGCGGAGCAACATTATCCAGCCATCACATCAACGGTCATTACGGACCAGCAGAATCGCCAACACCTGGGAGAACGCTTTGAGTTCCCGCAGCGTCAATTCCACCGTCGATCAAAACACAAGTTCCGCTGTTGGCTAGTCCCTGTTGTCCGTTGTCTGACTGATCGCAGAAATCAGCTGCGTCGTCAAAGTTTGTTCCAGCAGTGAACGAAGCGTGGCCAGTGATGTCGCTGAACGCGTAGCTCTGGTCGAGAGCAGAAACAGCGTCGGCAACGTCGGCAAGTTCAGTCACAACTTGATCGCGGAGAGTCGTCTGTCCGACGATCATTCCGATCACGAGGATTGTCGCAACCAGAACGAGTTCGGTTGAGACGACGAATCCCGCTTCGTCATTCATCAGGGTGCGTAGCATTTTTTTGTCCTTTTACGATTCACAAGAATGAGTTGGGGACGATTCCCCGAGCATCGTTGATTGCCACTGAAGAACTCATCTCGCTGGGAGGAGGGTCTCTTGCACGACTTATGCCAAACGTCCAAGAGTGCAGCGTCTTGAGGAATTCTTCCGGCAACATGATCTAAGTCTGAAAATCCACGCGTGTCGTTGTTATCGCGTGGAAACATGCAAATCAGAGACTGACAACCATTGGAACAGAGTTGTATTCCGCGCGTCGTGTAGATTCCGAACGCTGCACTTAGTTGTGTTAACTGAAGCAGCCCGCACGTCCTGAACAATCGACGTCTCACCGTAGCGATTGTCACTTTGAATCGCTCCGTAACGATCAGCGCAGTTTGGATGGCGACGCCCCAAAGGCAATTCACTCGCCGACTAACCTCGTTCAAAAGAAAGCATCAATCATGCTCGATGCAAGATTGTGACTTCGCCGGCAGGTTGTCACAATGCCTTCCAGAGTTGACCGTTCCGAATGGTCTTGCCATTCCACACTAACGCGCCGAACGAACAGGATGAAAACTGTTCAACGAAGTTTGGAAGCATCGGCAACAGGCTCTAGATGAATTCTGCAGCACGACAGGAGTGACGATTTGGAGGGAATACGACATCGCGCGGAAACATCTCCTGCGAGGAATCGACACCCGTATGTTGACGGCACTCGCATTACAAAGTCTCAACATCTCGCTCCTATGCGGCACAGTGTGCAGTTGGTGAGATCTTTTCTGGTCGGACTTTTCCTCTTCCTCTCTTGCGGATGTTCAGAGAACGCGTTGACGGGTAACTCCCAAGAGCGAGAGTTTCCGCAAAAGGCGATCAAAGTCATCGTTCCATTTTCTGCAGGAGGTGGCAGCGACACGTTTGCTCGAATCATTCAACAGGCGATCGACGAACAGGAACTGCTTCCTGAACCGATCGTCATCATCAATGTTCCTGGTGCTGGAGGAACGATTGGATCACGCCGAGTCAAAAACGCACGTCCTGATGGCTACACCATCATGCAGCTTCATGACGGAATTCTAACATCGAAGTATTCAGGAGTTGCCAATTACGGGCCGGAAGCTTTCACACCGATCGCTGCCACTGGAGAGTCGATCATGATCATCGGGGTCGGTGAAAACTCCCCGTACGAATCTCTTCAGGAACTTATGAAAGACGTCGCAGATAGACCCGATGAAGTTGTCTTCGCTTCGAACATCGGAGCTCCTAGCCAATACGCCGGACTGATGCTTGAGAAAACGACTCCGGGCGCCAGATTTCGCTATTCACAAACCGGTGATGGAGCAAAACGTTTCGCCGGACTCCACGGTGGTCACACGGATGTCTCCGCCTTTTCCCTTGCCGAGTACATTCAATTTCGTCCCTCGGGATTGAAAGCACTGGCACTGCTTGGAAAGTCGCGACATCCGGAAGCGAAGGACGTCCCGACGGCCCGCGAACAGGGCTTCGATGTTGTTAACACCAACATGATTTTCTGGTGGGCCCCGATTGGTGCTCCGCCTGATCGCATGGCAACTATTTCCGAAGCACTCGAGAAGGCGATGCAGAGTGAACACGTCCGGGAACGACTGGCCCAACTCAAGACCGACCCGGTATTCCTCTCGGGAAATGAACTCGAACAAGAACTGAAAACGAGAAGCGAACTGATCGCGTCTGTCTCCGTCCGTCCGACAATCGAACTTCCTGACTTTCCGCGCTGGATTGCCGGAACCGTATCTGTCTTCGCAATTCTCGCTCTGACACAGAATACGATCGGGTTCGGTCGGACTTCTGAAGCCCCCTCAACCAATTCTCCACAAAACAACTTCATGTCATGGCGAAATGCAGCACTGACGTTACTCACCACCGTCGTCTATGTGGTTGCGCTCGGAATAAACGTGATCAGCTACATTCCCTGCACTTTGGCCTTTATCGTTTTCATTGGGTTGGGACTCAATCCTACGACTAAGAAAATGCTGGTGATGAATGGTGTTTTGGCTCTGTTTCTGAGCGTGAGTCTGCATTTGATCTTCACTCGAGTTTTCGTCATCGATTTACCATAGAAGGCGACATGCTGGATTCGCTCGCAACACTCTTTAGCCTTGAAGCTCTTCTGCTGATGTTCCTGGGAACTTCTCTGGGAGTCATTGTCGGCGCGATTCCCGGTCTCACGGGAGCAATGCTGATCGCGTTATCGCTCCCATTGACTTTCGGAATGTCCGGC
This DNA window, taken from Thalassoglobus sp. JC818, encodes the following:
- the cpaB gene encoding Flp pilus assembly protein CpaB, with product MNRVSSGTMTVVVFAILVGLGGAFLVRQQLKQPELPPLTELKTEPPKERIIVPVAGIDLKKGRTLSLHDIVIHSFTPEQYAKSPYSGSQFMRDTRQLFGRTLNEDLPKGSLFLPDNFYPEGFGPGVADRLQPGFRAVTVPIENVGAVHGFAAPGSVVDVLFRSEPEGERPEVTMTLLEGVEVLALNRNVLAGQRVDVDSQGTVTLSVTPPQAKVLKVVEGRGELTLTLRNPSDLPDSQGQNIARIGQSKADFSGADSSMLISVNGVLHDAGERITLDDLIGVPTKPVKKQMQIYMAGAKEVVEFQQSSSPKPMITQQPGRVSTPVARGLRAPQVQGGVEPNVVR
- a CDS encoding CpaF family protein, translated to MLLTSSTEQTFQFGANSFEAVDETELAFQQLKIRIHERLIDELDLSMLAHVSQEDLADEVRAISRDLLREDGAKLSEADDERMLQELFDEVFGLGPLERLMRDDSVNDILVNHQHEVYVECRGRMELTNVVFADEKHLIRIIQRIVSRVGRRIDEVNPMVDARLPDGSRINAVIPPMSLNGPTLSIRRFGRNPLKVADLVDNQTVVSEVVEFLAAAIDARISFLISGGTGAGKTTFLNALTQYIPSDERIITIEDSAELRLQHRHVVRMETRPENNEGVGEISQRMLVRNSLRMRPDRIIVGEVRGPEALDMLQAMNTGHEGSLTTIHANDARDSLSRLEMMVAMSGYELSIPVIRQYIKSGLTLVVHLARLKGGVRRVMQVSEITGLKDGEFVLEDIFGFQQTGVDENGVARGEYYFTGYRPKCLSRLEAAGVHLAEDLFQQRRMTANQIRHSDSGR
- a CDS encoding type II secretion system F family protein, whose amino-acid sequence is MGSAELTFVAFGSLSMVATAFGLLMKDLIFGSDALRASKRSLRRRRNGYERAIDASIAGKLNHGFDRLVLETGLEISPWTGFLMVVASGLILGGGTWVATDNELFSCGAGMIGMVVPIGVFVFKRRQRMIEIRQQLPSVIDMVARSTRSGRSVEQALTLVAEETDGILSKEIERVVQQLGVGAALDRTLKRMAVRLPVIEARIFTTTLIVQRRSGGHLSSTLERLATVIRERTAAQNQVRVTTSAGRMSSMIIAAMAPIALCAVMVLNPAHVQVFFEDPLGKTLLAAAIALEIVGILWIVMLIREDG
- a CDS encoding tripartite tricarboxylate transporter substrate binding protein, whose amino-acid sequence is MRSFLVGLFLFLSCGCSENALTGNSQEREFPQKAIKVIVPFSAGGGSDTFARIIQQAIDEQELLPEPIVIINVPGAGGTIGSRRVKNARPDGYTIMQLHDGILTSKYSGVANYGPEAFTPIAATGESIMIIGVGENSPYESLQELMKDVADRPDEVVFASNIGAPSQYAGLMLEKTTPGARFRYSQTGDGAKRFAGLHGGHTDVSAFSLAEYIQFRPSGLKALALLGKSRHPEAKDVPTAREQGFDVVNTNMIFWWAPIGAPPDRMATISEALEKAMQSEHVRERLAQLKTDPVFLSGNELEQELKTRSELIASVSVRPTIELPDFPRWIAGTVSVFAILALTQNTIGFGRTSEAPSTNSPQNNFMSWRNAALTLLTTVVYVVALGINVISYIPCTLAFIVFIGLGLNPTTKKMLVMNGVLALFLSVSLHLIFTRVFVIDLP